One Mercurialis annua linkage group LG3, ddMerAnnu1.2, whole genome shotgun sequence DNA window includes the following coding sequences:
- the LOC126675429 gene encoding uncharacterized protein LOC126675429, with protein sequence MIKSKSNRRVQINASNPPDYDDEVSGEEYTGMRLKQSDSNVSEDQEPFMGVKVRRKASLHREIKGDYIGVPSNAYLMKLLQKQGDSQVLFADKVMKFTSSGKMKRRILLITDFAIYLIDPLSDTLKRRIALPAVERMLLSELSDNFFAVIIPTEYDLLMASTRKTEIVTVLADGIKSASDYDLEVLFSNSFEYHASAELIKEVQFEEAEGGVKTSFLRKQSQ encoded by the exons ATGATAAAATCCAAATCCAACCGGCGAGTCCAAATCAACGCTTCTAACCCTCCAGATTACGACGATGAAGTCTCCGGCGAAGAGTACACCGGAATGCGATTAAAACAGTCGGACAGCAATGTGAGCGAAGATCAAGAGCCGTTCATGGGCGTCAAGGTCCGACGAAAAGCATCGCTTCATCGCGAGATTAAAGGAGATTACATCGGCGTCCCTTCTAATGCATATTTAATGAAACTTCTGCAAAAACAAG GTGATAGTCAGGTTTTGTTTGCCGATAAGGTTATGAAATTTACTAGCTCAGGGAAGATGAAGCGGCGGATATTACTGATTACTGATTTTGCGATTTATTTAATTGATCCGTTAAGTGATACGCTTAAACGGCGGATTGCACTGCCGGCGGTTGAGAGGATGCTTTTGAGTGAACTGAGTGATAATTTCTTTGCTGTTATTATTCCGACGGAGTATGATTTGCTTATGGCCAGTACTCGAAAGACGGAAATCGTTACTGTGTTAGCTGATGGTATTAAAAGTGCTTCTGATTATGACCTTGAAGTTCTGTTCTCCAATAG CTTTGAGTATCATGCATCTGCTGAATTGATAAAGGAAGTACAATTTGAGGAGGCTGAAG GTGGTGTTAAAACAAGTTTTTTGAGAAAGCAAAGCCAGTAA
- the LOC126671040 gene encoding probable small nuclear ribonucleoprotein G, with protein sequence MSRSGQPPDLKKYMDKKLQIKLNANRLVIGTLRGFDQFMNLVVDNTVEVNGDEKTDIGMVVIRGNSVVTVEALEPVNRMQ encoded by the exons ATGAGTAGATCCGGACAACCTCCAGATCTCAAGAA GTACATGGACAAGAAGCTCCAAA TTAAGCTCAATGCAAATAGGTTGGTGATCGGAACTCTTCGTGGATTTGATCAATTCATGAACTTGGTCGTCGACAACACTGTTGAGGTAAACGGTGATGAGAAGACTGACATTGGAATGGTG GTCATTAGAGGTAATAGTGTTGTCACTGTCGAAGCACTGGAACCTGTAAACAGAATGCAGTGA
- the LOC126674086 gene encoding ubiquitin-conjugating enzyme E2 10 translates to MASKRILKELKDLQKDPPTSCSAGPVAEDMFHWQATIMGPPDSPYAGGVFLVTIHFPPDYPFKPPKVAFRTKVFHPNINSNGSICLDILKEQWSPALTISKVLLSICSLLTDPNPDDPLVPEIAHMYKTDRNKYETTARSWTQKYAMG, encoded by the exons ATGGCGTCCAAACGGATCTTGAAGGAACTCAAGGATTTACAGAAGGATCCTCCTACATCGTGTAGCGCTG GTCCTGTTGCTGAAGATATGTTCCATTGGCAAGCGACAATCATGGGTCCTCCCGACAGTCCATATGCTGGGGGTGTTTTCCTAGTTACCATTCATTTCCCTCCAGATTATCCATTTAAGCCTCCTAAG GTTGCGTTCAGAACAAAAGTGTTTCATCCAAATATTAATAGCAATGGGAGCATTTGCCTAGATATCTTGAAGGAACAATGGAGCCCTGCTCTAACCATATCGAAG GTGTTACTTTCAATCTGTTCTTTGTTGACGGATCCTAACCCTGATGATCCATTGGTGCCAGAGATTGCTCACATGTATAAGACAGACAGGAATAAGTATGAAACAACTGCAAGAAGCTGGACCCAGAAGTATGCCATGGGTTAA